The following coding sequences are from one Novosphingobium sp. KACC 22771 window:
- a CDS encoding type I restriction-modification system subunit M: MSIDLKDLSARLLKAANQLWTNSTLRPSQYAQPVLALIALRQMEAKFDAVHGEHFANATGRMKPEPSDYHAHGAVFLPDNARFSYLLSLPEAEDMGKALNTAMEVIAEVNPDLAGILPNAYGALPDSVLRELLRLLEPIKLSGDAYGLIFEYFMDAFASSFMEKGGEYFTPSSIVKLIVEIIEPYHGKIFDPACGSGGMFVHSAEFVRRHHKTPSREISVYGTEKMADTRMLARLNLAVHGLSGDIREANSYYEDPHGLVDKFDYVMANPPFNQSEVDRSRLTNEAGVVDARFPLGIPTTNNANYLWIGLFTAALNERGRAGFVMANSASDAGGSEREMRRKLVESGVVDCIVATSPNMFLTVTLPVTLWFLDKGKGSTPRADEVLFIDARHIYRQVTRAHRDFTPDQVEFLANIVRLWRGQEEEVDQGSAPLMTPHFGDDGYKDIPGLCRVASRAEIAAQDWSLNPGRYVGVAAGEQPDDEDFRLKLEALQEELEGLNAEAARLQAVIAQNVAEVLA, translated from the coding sequence TTGTCCATTGATCTGAAAGACCTATCCGCGCGCCTGCTCAAGGCAGCCAACCAGTTGTGGACCAACAGCACCCTGCGCCCCAGCCAATATGCCCAGCCGGTGCTAGCCCTGATCGCCCTGCGCCAGATGGAGGCCAAGTTTGACGCGGTGCATGGTGAGCACTTCGCCAATGCCACGGGCCGCATGAAGCCCGAACCCAGCGACTATCACGCCCATGGCGCTGTCTTCCTGCCCGATAACGCCCGCTTCTCCTACCTCCTGTCGCTGCCCGAGGCGGAGGACATGGGCAAGGCGCTCAACACCGCCATGGAGGTGATTGCCGAGGTCAACCCCGATCTCGCAGGCATCCTGCCCAACGCCTATGGCGCGCTGCCTGACAGCGTGCTGCGCGAACTGCTGCGCCTGCTGGAGCCGATCAAGCTGTCCGGCGATGCCTATGGGCTGATCTTCGAGTATTTCATGGATGCCTTCGCCTCCTCCTTCATGGAGAAGGGCGGCGAGTATTTCACCCCCAGCTCCATCGTCAAGCTGATCGTGGAAATCATCGAGCCCTACCACGGCAAGATCTTTGACCCCGCCTGCGGCTCTGGCGGCATGTTCGTCCATTCGGCGGAGTTCGTGCGCCGCCACCACAAGACGCCCAGCCGCGAGATCAGCGTTTACGGCACCGAGAAGATGGCCGACACACGCATGCTGGCGCGGCTTAATCTGGCGGTGCATGGCCTGTCGGGCGACATCCGCGAGGCCAACTCCTATTACGAAGACCCGCATGGTCTGGTTGACAAGTTCGACTATGTGATGGCCAATCCGCCCTTCAACCAGTCCGAGGTGGACCGTTCGCGGCTGACCAACGAGGCGGGCGTGGTCGATGCGCGCTTCCCGCTGGGCATCCCCACCACCAACAATGCCAACTATCTGTGGATTGGCCTGTTCACCGCCGCGCTGAACGAACGGGGGCGGGCGGGCTTTGTCATGGCCAACTCCGCCTCGGACGCGGGCGGCAGTGAGCGGGAGATGCGCCGCAAGCTGGTGGAGAGCGGCGTGGTCGATTGCATCGTGGCCACCTCGCCCAATATGTTCCTGACGGTTACGCTGCCGGTCACGCTGTGGTTCCTTGATAAGGGCAAGGGCAGCACGCCCCGCGCAGACGAGGTGTTGTTCATTGATGCGCGCCATATCTACCGGCAGGTGACGCGGGCGCATCGTGACTTCACGCCGGATCAGGTGGAGTTTCTAGCCAATATCGTCCGCCTGTGGCGGGGGCAGGAGGAAGAGGTCGATCAGGGCAGCGCGCCCTTGATGACGCCGCATTTCGGTGATGATGGTTATAAAGACATCCCCGGCCTGTGCCGCGTGGCCAGCCGCGCCGAGATTGCCGCGCAGGACTGGAGCCTCAATCCGGGCCGCTATGTTGGCGTGGCGGCGGGGGAACAGCCCGATGATGAAGACTTCCGCCTGAAGCTGGAGGCGTTGCAGGAGGAGTTGGAAGGGCTGAACGCCGAGGCGGCGCGTTTGCAGGCGGTGATCGCGCAGAATGTCGCTGAGGTGCTGGCGTGA
- a CDS encoding bifunctional DNA primase/polymerase, which yields MTAPDLLAAALDYADKGLPVFPCHSENKRPLTPNSFYDASTDRATVADWWKRWPTAMIGLPTGTVSGVWVLDIDDPDAFAAKAPPLPITRKAITGKGFHLYWRHEGGEVRNAQRHPKRGWPFPDLPGAEVRGDGGYVILPPSRHPSGRLYEWADDGDPIPAPADLLRLMHRQSDNCHEIPTQDRPAHLPRLGGADSPYGLAALQRESEAILRAGNGEQESALNEAALKIGALAAGGELSISTAKARLIGAGLAMRSYDTRNAWTAAAIADKVERGLSDGATSPRSAPPREYRDAAFADGRDAASYDPATDDLHPLPTREPAEESGDIEPLDLASLATIEPRPKSFVIPALAPAGEVTLFTGPGSAGKSLWAQQVATALAAGVPTLGLDMGQASAIYLTCEDDPEQLHWRQAHICKALGLSMASLAGRLYLASLRGHLDNALGVMDIKGGFTLSKSYYRLAAFIKRTGAKLVALDNLAHLYTGNENDRGEVTQFNNALNRLAGESGAAIILLGHTNKAFNRGDTQGNGHSGSTAWVNAVRSQFVLEHDTKTDLRTVTVGKANYARKGKAMRFAWQDWAFVLERDLSPDRAAALDDVAKVNGENAAFLRCLEVCTKQRRNASHQPGSNYAPKMFAGMPEAEGIKSAGFAAALERLLHIGQIELDVELWRSSNRKWRRGIRATDAAQ from the coding sequence ATGACCGCACCCGATCTGCTGGCCGCTGCGCTCGACTATGCCGACAAGGGCTTGCCAGTGTTTCCCTGCCACAGCGAGAACAAGCGCCCTTTGACGCCAAACAGCTTCTATGATGCCAGCACCGACCGTGCAACCGTAGCGGATTGGTGGAAGCGCTGGCCCACGGCCATGATTGGTTTGCCGACCGGCACGGTCTCCGGCGTTTGGGTTCTCGACATCGACGACCCCGACGCCTTCGCGGCCAAAGCGCCTCCGCTCCCGATCACCCGCAAGGCGATCACCGGCAAGGGCTTTCATCTCTACTGGCGGCATGAAGGCGGCGAGGTGCGCAATGCACAGCGTCACCCGAAACGCGGCTGGCCCTTTCCTGATCTGCCAGGGGCCGAGGTGCGCGGCGATGGGGGTTATGTGATTTTGCCGCCATCGCGCCACCCGTCCGGGCGCTTGTATGAATGGGCAGATGATGGCGACCCTATCCCCGCGCCTGCCGATCTGCTGCGCCTGATGCACCGGCAGAGCGACAATTGCCATGAAATCCCCACGCAAGACCGCCCGGCGCATTTACCGCGCCTTGGGGGTGCTGATTCACCTTATGGCCTCGCCGCGCTTCAGCGGGAATCTGAAGCGATTTTGCGGGCAGGCAATGGGGAGCAGGAAAGCGCCTTGAATGAAGCCGCGTTGAAAATCGGCGCGCTGGCGGCGGGGGGTGAGTTGTCTATTTCCACCGCCAAGGCGCGCTTGATAGGCGCGGGCCTAGCCATGCGAAGCTATGACACCCGTAACGCTTGGACGGCAGCGGCGATTGCCGACAAGGTGGAGCGCGGACTTTCCGATGGTGCCACTTCCCCGAGATCTGCGCCGCCGCGCGAATATCGGGATGCCGCATTCGCCGATGGCAGGGATGCAGCCAGCTATGATCCAGCAACAGACGATCTGCACCCGCTGCCGACGCGCGAACCGGCAGAGGAAAGTGGCGATATTGAACCACTAGACCTTGCCTCCCTCGCAACTATCGAACCGCGCCCTAAAAGCTTTGTCATTCCCGCCCTTGCGCCAGCCGGTGAAGTTACCCTGTTCACAGGCCCCGGCAGCGCGGGCAAAAGCCTGTGGGCGCAGCAGGTCGCGACCGCTCTGGCTGCCGGCGTGCCAACGCTTGGCCTCGATATGGGGCAGGCCTCGGCAATCTATCTGACATGCGAGGATGATCCAGAGCAGTTGCATTGGCGGCAAGCCCATATCTGCAAAGCCCTCGGCCTATCTATGGCCAGCCTTGCAGGCCGCCTCTACCTGGCCAGCTTGCGCGGGCATCTCGACAATGCTTTGGGCGTGATGGATATTAAGGGTGGCTTTACCCTCTCCAAATCCTATTACCGCCTAGCCGCGTTTATCAAGCGCACGGGGGCCAAGCTGGTGGCGCTCGACAATCTCGCCCACCTCTACACCGGAAACGAAAACGATCGTGGCGAGGTGACGCAGTTTAATAACGCCCTCAATCGGCTGGCCGGTGAAAGCGGCGCGGCCATCATCCTGCTTGGCCACACTAACAAGGCGTTCAACCGTGGCGACACTCAAGGGAACGGACATTCCGGCAGCACAGCATGGGTGAATGCGGTACGCTCTCAATTTGTGCTGGAGCATGACACCAAAACCGATCTGCGCACAGTGACAGTCGGCAAGGCGAATTACGCCCGCAAGGGTAAAGCAATGCGTTTTGCGTGGCAGGATTGGGCCTTTGTGCTGGAGCGCGACTTATCACCCGACCGCGCCGCCGCCTTGGACGATGTTGCAAAAGTCAATGGCGAGAATGCTGCTTTCCTGCGCTGCCTAGAGGTTTGCACCAAGCAGCGCCGCAACGCCTCCCACCAACCCGGAAGCAACTATGCGCCCAAGATGTTTGCAGGGATGCCAGAGGCAGAAGGGATAAAGTCCGCGGGCTTTGCCGCTGCGCTCGAACGCCTGCTGCATATCGGGCAAATTGAGCTGGATGTGGAACTATGGCGCAGCAGCAACCGCAAGTGGAGGCGAGGCATTCGTGCCACTGATGCTGCTCAATGA
- a CDS encoding restriction endonuclease subunit S, which produces MSEWPEVELGELASFRNGLNYSAADRGCGLAVVGVSDFQDRSFVDFASLEQLAPSALGTPEALIRRNDILFVRSNGNRELIGRSLLVLSEPAIPTSHSGFTIRLRFEDDRADPRFFAYFLRSGVVRRVLASQGGGTNINNLNQGILSRLPVPLPSIETQRRIAGILGAYDDLIEVNRRRVAVLEDMARGLFEEWFVRFGFPGHESVPLHNTPDGPLPEGWRWGTAADVIAFDPRTKVPKDGAKPFISMGQLDTATSLIGEHEMREGNSGAKFRDGDTLFARITPCLENGKTGLVRGLAEQGGVGFGSTEFIVMRGDRVGPAFTYCLSRQPDFRLAAQQSMSGASGRQRAKTDSVASFQLALPANDALFAAFEKVAWPMLEMVGHLGAANQRLAASRDLLLPRLMSGQLSVAEAQKELEIA; this is translated from the coding sequence GTGAGCGAGTGGCCAGAAGTTGAACTTGGGGAACTGGCTTCGTTTCGCAACGGGTTGAACTATTCGGCTGCTGATCGCGGTTGCGGCCTTGCTGTGGTTGGCGTCTCGGATTTTCAGGATCGTTCATTCGTCGATTTTGCATCGTTGGAGCAACTTGCACCATCGGCCTTGGGGACACCGGAAGCTCTGATCCGTAGGAACGACATCCTCTTCGTTCGATCCAATGGGAACCGCGAATTAATTGGAAGGTCTTTGCTGGTTTTGTCGGAGCCTGCCATCCCGACGAGCCATTCGGGCTTTACCATTCGGCTTCGGTTTGAAGATGATCGTGCCGACCCAAGGTTCTTCGCGTATTTCTTGCGATCAGGCGTGGTGCGCCGTGTGTTGGCGTCGCAGGGCGGTGGCACCAATATCAACAATCTGAATCAGGGTATCCTATCAAGGCTGCCTGTTCCTCTTCCGTCCATCGAGACACAGCGGCGGATTGCGGGGATTCTTGGGGCGTATGATGATCTGATCGAGGTGAACCGGCGGCGGGTGGCGGTGTTGGAGGATATGGCGCGGGGCCTGTTCGAGGAGTGGTTCGTCCGCTTCGGCTTCCCCGGCCACGAATCCGTCCCCCTCCACAACACCCCAGATGGCCCCCTGCCTGAGGGGTGGCGCTGGGGCACTGCTGCCGATGTGATCGCGTTCGACCCGCGAACCAAGGTTCCAAAGGACGGAGCCAAGCCGTTCATTTCCATGGGGCAGTTGGACACAGCCACATCGCTTATTGGTGAGCATGAGATGCGCGAGGGTAACTCTGGCGCAAAGTTCCGTGATGGCGACACGCTCTTTGCCCGTATCACGCCTTGCCTTGAGAATGGGAAGACCGGCTTGGTGCGCGGGCTTGCCGAACAGGGCGGTGTTGGCTTCGGATCGACGGAGTTCATCGTGATGCGCGGTGATCGGGTCGGACCTGCATTTACCTACTGCCTGTCGCGCCAACCCGATTTTCGATTGGCCGCGCAGCAATCCATGTCGGGGGCAAGCGGTCGGCAGCGGGCCAAAACTGACAGCGTGGCATCGTTCCAACTGGCATTGCCTGCCAATGACGCCCTGTTTGCCGCCTTTGAGAAGGTGGCATGGCCGATGCTGGAAATGGTGGGGCATCTCGGGGCGGCCAACCAACGCCTCGCCGCCTCCCGCGACTTGCTGTTGCCGCGCCTGATGTCGGGCCAACTATCCGTGGCTGAGGCCCAAAAGGAACTGGAGATCGCCTGA
- a CDS encoding helix-turn-helix transcriptional regulator translates to MLENVLKTTQAARYVGLSKPTLERYRTMGGGPRYLKLGKAVRYRTEDLDIWMAIRLVNSTSETVKPR, encoded by the coding sequence ATGCTCGAAAATGTTCTGAAAACCACGCAGGCTGCACGGTATGTCGGCCTGAGCAAGCCGACGTTGGAACGATACCGTACGATGGGTGGCGGCCCACGGTATCTCAAGCTTGGCAAGGCAGTGCGCTACCGGACAGAAGATCTTGATATATGGATGGCCATCCGTCTTGTGAACTCCACCAGTGAAACGGTGAAGCCGCGCTAA
- a CDS encoding type I restriction endonuclease subunit R — protein sequence MAPSLSGVMASEEGAVEKPALALLAELGWTPINLMAEQPGPASPTGRTSFAQPHLPARLRAALLKLNPDLPLSAIEAAEARLTQDRSALSPVAANREVIALVVDGVQVQVKNDKGGYDDHRVRVIDWKDARNNDFVIANQVWVHGLLHKRRPDTIGFVNGLPLLLAEWKAPTKSLASAYHDNIRDYRDTIPQIFHGNGFVILSNGLETVMGAAHAPFEIYAPWKKLDEDGPDDPSLETLLRATCQPERFLDLIENFVLFDEARDGLRKVVGKYHQVLGVNRAIEAVRHIEANKGKLGVFWHTQGSGKSLSMVMFAEKVLRRLGGNYTFVVVTDRTELDDQIAAQFKSAGALTKDIQNAQAGSRDHLRELLAGNERYVFTLIQKFSTADREPMPVLSERSDIIVITDEAHRSQYDTLALNMRSALPNAAFIGFTGTPLIKGADSRTREVFGDYVSIYDFAQSVKDGATVPLYYEARKPELQLDKEALQDELDALLEDADLDDAQAARLDREFARQYTLITNPDRLDKVADDVALHFSQRGYRGKAMFVAIDKATAVAMYDRVKASVARLIAEDEVKLKTAHEAEGAAIAERLAWLRELDMAVVVSQSQNEIDDLAKKGLDILPHRKRMQTEDIEAKFKDAKDPLRLVFVCAMWITGFDVPSIGTVYLDKPMKNHTLMQTIARANRKAAGKTSGVIVDYVGVFNNLQKALAVYAGGGKGAAGEEGKKPIEDKAALVEALNVALKSAHDFALANKVDTLAMLAAEPLARLKLIGAGVEALVSPDEVRGEFFRRTAEVTKAYKALLPDERAAPFLKPVAIMHTLAEAVRAKLGPVDISAIQARIAELLDEKIEGVAILAPIVTGDTAEGRVDLSGIDFDKLAKLFEVSPKVATEKLREEAEEQARQLAEENPTRVHLVERLEKLIELYNTGAIDVERLFDQLKAFIGEMTEEEHRAARLGLTGAELALYDLLTTPEPKLTDAQEVEVKKIAKQLLAKLTEAVASVDWLRSQETRGQVKREIKLALNDLPQEPYPDDLWNAKVDRVWEFVTQRYS from the coding sequence ATGGCCCCTTCGTTGAGCGGTGTTATGGCGTCCGAAGAGGGCGCGGTGGAAAAGCCTGCGCTGGCCCTGCTGGCAGAACTGGGCTGGACGCCGATCAACCTGATGGCCGAACAGCCGGGGCCAGCGAGCCCCACAGGCCGCACCAGCTTTGCCCAGCCGCACCTGCCCGCCCGCCTGCGTGCCGCTCTGCTCAAGCTCAACCCCGACCTGCCGTTGTCCGCCATCGAGGCGGCAGAAGCGCGCCTGACGCAAGACCGCTCCGCCCTGTCCCCCGTTGCCGCCAACCGTGAAGTGATCGCGCTGGTGGTCGATGGCGTGCAGGTGCAGGTGAAGAACGATAAGGGCGGCTATGACGACCACCGCGTGCGCGTGATCGACTGGAAGGATGCGCGCAACAATGACTTCGTGATCGCCAATCAGGTGTGGGTGCACGGCCTGCTGCACAAGCGCCGCCCCGACACCATCGGCTTCGTCAATGGTCTGCCGCTGCTGCTGGCCGAATGGAAGGCCCCGACCAAATCACTGGCCAGCGCCTATCACGACAACATCCGCGATTACCGCGATACCATCCCCCAGATCTTCCACGGCAACGGCTTTGTAATCCTGTCGAATGGGCTGGAGACGGTGATGGGGGCGGCGCATGCCCCCTTCGAGATCTACGCGCCCTGGAAGAAGCTGGACGAGGACGGGCCGGATGACCCCAGCCTCGAAACACTGCTGCGCGCCACATGCCAGCCGGAACGCTTCCTCGACCTGATCGAGAACTTCGTGCTGTTTGACGAGGCCCGCGATGGGCTGCGCAAGGTGGTGGGCAAATACCATCAGGTTTTGGGCGTGAATCGCGCCATCGAGGCGGTACGCCATATCGAGGCCAACAAGGGCAAGCTGGGCGTGTTCTGGCACACGCAGGGGTCGGGCAAGAGCCTGTCGATGGTGATGTTTGCCGAGAAGGTGCTGCGGCGGCTGGGGGGCAACTACACTTTTGTGGTGGTGACCGACCGGACGGAACTGGACGACCAGATCGCGGCGCAGTTCAAGTCGGCTGGCGCGTTGACCAAGGACATCCAGAATGCGCAGGCGGGAAGCCGGGATCATCTGCGGGAGCTGCTGGCGGGCAATGAACGCTATGTCTTCACGCTGATCCAGAAGTTCTCGACCGCCGACCGTGAGCCGATGCCGGTGCTGTCGGAAAGGTCGGACATCATTGTCATCACGGATGAGGCCCACCGTAGCCAGTATGACACGCTGGCGCTGAATATGCGGTCGGCGCTGCCCAATGCGGCCTTCATCGGGTTTACCGGCACGCCGTTGATCAAGGGGGCGGACAGCCGCACCCGTGAGGTGTTTGGCGATTACGTGTCGATCTATGACTTTGCCCAGTCGGTGAAGGACGGGGCCACGGTGCCGCTCTATTACGAGGCGCGTAAGCCGGAGTTGCAGCTCGACAAGGAGGCCCTGCAGGATGAGCTGGACGCCTTGCTGGAGGATGCCGATCTAGACGATGCGCAGGCGGCACGGCTTGATCGTGAGTTTGCCCGACAATATACGCTGATCACTAACCCGGACCGACTGGACAAGGTGGCGGATGACGTGGCGCTGCATTTCTCCCAGCGGGGCTATCGCGGCAAGGCCATGTTCGTGGCCATCGACAAGGCGACCGCTGTGGCCATGTATGACCGCGTGAAAGCATCGGTGGCGCGGCTGATTGCTGAGGATGAGGTCAAGCTGAAAACCGCCCACGAGGCCGAGGGCGCGGCGATTGCCGAGCGGCTGGCATGGCTGCGTGAACTCGACATGGCGGTGGTGGTCAGCCAGAGCCAGAATGAGATCGACGACTTGGCGAAGAAGGGGCTGGATATTTTGCCCCACCGCAAGCGGATGCAGACGGAGGACATCGAGGCCAAGTTCAAGGATGCCAAGGATCCGCTGCGGTTGGTGTTCGTCTGCGCCATGTGGATCACCGGCTTTGACGTTCCCTCCATCGGCACGGTCTATCTCGACAAGCCGATGAAGAACCACACGCTGATGCAGACCATCGCCCGCGCCAACCGCAAGGCAGCGGGGAAGACCTCGGGCGTGATCGTGGATTACGTGGGGGTCTTCAACAACCTGCAGAAGGCACTGGCGGTTTACGCTGGTGGTGGCAAGGGCGCAGCCGGAGAAGAGGGCAAGAAGCCCATTGAGGACAAGGCGGCTCTGGTTGAAGCGTTGAACGTCGCTCTGAAGTCTGCGCATGATTTCGCCCTGGCCAATAAGGTGGACACGCTGGCGATGCTGGCGGCGGAGCCATTGGCGCGGCTCAAGCTGATTGGCGCGGGCGTCGAGGCGCTTGTCAGCCCCGATGAGGTACGAGGCGAGTTCTTCCGGCGAACCGCTGAGGTGACCAAGGCCTACAAGGCGCTGCTGCCCGACGAGCGCGCCGCGCCCTTCCTGAAGCCGGTTGCCATTATGCACACGCTTGCCGAGGCGGTGCGGGCCAAGCTGGGGCCGGTGGACATCTCCGCCATTCAGGCGCGCATTGCCGAACTGTTGGACGAGAAGATCGAAGGCGTTGCCATCCTGGCCCCCATCGTCACGGGCGATACGGCAGAGGGTAGAGTGGACCTGTCGGGGATCGACTTTGACAAGCTCGCCAAGCTGTTCGAGGTCAGTCCTAAGGTGGCGACTGAGAAGTTGCGCGAGGAGGCCGAGGAGCAGGCGCGCCAACTGGCGGAAGAAAACCCGACCCGCGTGCATCTTGTGGAGCGGTTGGAAAAGCTGATCGAACTCTATAACACCGGGGCCATCGACGTTGAGCGTCTGTTCGACCAGCTCAAGGCCTTCATCGGCGAGATGACGGAGGAAGAGCACCGTGCCGCCCGACTGGGGCTGACGGGGGCGGAACTGGCGCTTTATGACCTTCTGACGACGCCTGAGCCGAAGCTCACCGATGCGCAGGAGGTCGAGGTCAAGAAGATCGCCAAGCAGTTGCTGGCCAAGCTGACCGAGGCTGTGGCGTCTGTCGATTGGCTGCGCAGTCAGGAAACGCGGGGGCAAGTGAAGCGCGAGATCAAGCTGGCGCTGAATGATTTGCCACAGGAGCCCTACCCGGACGACCTATGGAACGCCAAGGTTGACCGGGTGTGGGAGTTCGTGACGCAGCGGTATTCCTGA
- a CDS encoding restriction endonuclease: MAELPKYTDFMLPTLKVIRDLGGSGTNGEIREKLIEVMGLTQDQLDATYASGALIVDPRMSWARSYLKLAGLLESGGVGLWVLTDAGRHAADDTEAQLKAQVRIAVAAHNALKKAEQAVAELGEEETADEQKDWADLLLSQLKTMQPDAFERLAQRLLRESGFVRVEVTGKSGDGGIDGSGVLRMNLISFQVLFQCKRYAGSVSAGTVRDFRGAMQGRADKGLIITTGTFTADARREATRDGAPAIDLIDGEALCQLLKERQLGVAVREVRTEEVTVLPEFFADI; encoded by the coding sequence ATGGCCGAGCTTCCCAAATACACCGATTTCATGCTGCCGACACTTAAGGTCATCCGTGATCTGGGCGGGTCTGGGACGAATGGCGAAATCCGCGAAAAGCTTATCGAGGTGATGGGGCTTACGCAGGATCAATTAGACGCGACCTATGCGAGCGGCGCATTGATCGTCGATCCTCGTATGTCTTGGGCACGTAGCTACCTGAAGCTGGCAGGCCTGTTGGAGAGCGGCGGTGTTGGGCTCTGGGTGCTGACGGATGCGGGGCGTCATGCAGCGGACGACACCGAGGCGCAGTTGAAGGCGCAGGTTCGTATAGCTGTTGCCGCGCATAACGCCTTGAAGAAGGCTGAGCAGGCGGTTGCCGAGCTAGGAGAGGAAGAAACTGCTGACGAGCAAAAGGACTGGGCCGACCTGTTGCTGTCGCAGTTGAAGACCATGCAGCCTGACGCCTTCGAGCGGCTGGCCCAACGGCTTCTGCGCGAAAGCGGCTTTGTCCGCGTTGAGGTCACCGGCAAGTCAGGCGATGGCGGGATCGACGGTTCTGGCGTGCTCCGCATGAACCTGATTTCGTTCCAGGTGCTGTTCCAGTGCAAGCGCTATGCGGGCTCAGTTTCGGCTGGCACCGTCCGTGATTTTCGTGGCGCGATGCAAGGCAGGGCGGACAAAGGCCTCATTATCACTACCGGGACTTTCACAGCAGATGCCCGCCGCGAGGCAACCCGCGATGGCGCACCGGCTATCGACCTTATTGACGGTGAGGCGCTGTGTCAGTTACTCAAGGAACGTCAGTTGGGCGTCGCGGTCCGTGAGGTGCGAACCGAGGAGGTCACCGTCCTGCCGGAGTTCTTTGCGGACATCTGA
- a CDS encoding restriction endonuclease, whose protein sequence is MTADGGATPIAPGDVRYIKLGVGGGWARQAFENGWLAFGYHSIPDAVAAEGDWNIVAHLLRHRPTASAISTGVGEVEAFYGMGADCLWITLADGHLWWTFADPEIVWLGTDTDEPSRYRRVIGGWRNTDIHGRPLRTEQLSSKLTQVAGYRGTICKVAEKEYLVRRINGIVEPIVVLAGEARERVVSVARDMIRSLHWADFETLVDLIFARSGWQRSTRVGAKLTDVDIVMEQPTTDESAFVQIKSKANQAILDDYLDRYEVTGHDHFFFVCHTVSGTLKMPEKRGLHLFAGQRLADVAVRNGLFDWLIEKSM, encoded by the coding sequence GTGACCGCGGACGGCGGTGCAACGCCCATCGCCCCCGGCGACGTCCGCTACATCAAGCTCGGTGTCGGCGGAGGCTGGGCGCGCCAGGCCTTCGAAAACGGCTGGCTCGCGTTCGGCTACCACTCGATCCCCGACGCGGTCGCGGCGGAGGGCGACTGGAACATCGTCGCGCACCTATTGCGCCATCGTCCAACCGCCAGCGCGATCAGCACGGGCGTAGGTGAGGTCGAGGCGTTCTACGGCATGGGCGCCGACTGCCTCTGGATCACGCTGGCGGACGGGCATCTGTGGTGGACCTTCGCCGACCCAGAGATCGTCTGGCTCGGCACGGACACCGACGAGCCGTCGCGCTACCGCCGCGTCATCGGCGGATGGCGCAACACAGACATCCACGGTCGCCCCTTGCGGACCGAGCAGCTCAGCTCGAAGCTGACGCAGGTCGCGGGCTACCGGGGTACGATCTGCAAGGTCGCCGAGAAGGAGTATCTGGTCCGGCGTATCAACGGTATCGTCGAACCCATCGTCGTGCTGGCCGGCGAGGCCCGCGAGCGCGTGGTGAGTGTCGCGCGTGACATGATCCGATCGTTGCACTGGGCGGACTTCGAGACCCTCGTGGACCTGATTTTCGCCCGGTCGGGGTGGCAGCGGTCCACGCGCGTGGGCGCCAAGCTGACCGACGTCGACATCGTGATGGAGCAGCCGACTACCGACGAGAGCGCCTTCGTCCAGATCAAGTCGAAGGCCAACCAGGCAATCCTCGACGACTACCTCGATCGGTACGAAGTGACCGGTCACGACCACTTCTTCTTCGTATGCCATACGGTGAGCGGCACCCTCAAGATGCCGGAAAAGCGAGGCCTGCATCTGTTTGCGGGACAGCGCCTGGCGGACGTCGCCGTCAGGAACGGCCTGTTCGACTGGCTCATCGAGAAGTCGATGTAG